In Antechinus flavipes isolate AdamAnt ecotype Samford, QLD, Australia chromosome 6, AdamAnt_v2, whole genome shotgun sequence, the sequence ttttctctttaagtgaTTTGTTGAAATTTTTTCACATACTTGTTGAcagtttggatttcttccttagaaaaaaTGCTTGTTTATATCCTTGGACTATTTATCAAATGAAGAAGACTTTAGTTTCTTCCATTCCACTACactaaatattaaacaaatagtAGGTGTTCCACAAGTAATGATTAATCAGTCTACAGAAATAAAATGGTAATTGCATAGTAGTTACTTGAGAGGcaactagatagtgcagtggacagagttgcaggcctgaaatcaaaaagacctaagttcagatggagcctcagatactaattgtgtgaccctggccaagtctgTTAGTCTCAAAATGAAGAATATTATCAGCGACCTCCCATTGTGATTGTGaaaattaatgagataatatttgtaaagtgttagTGATAGTGAAAGGATATCAGTGTTGAAATAGGCAAGCACCATGTAGTTGTGGGATTAAGATAAAATGGGGAGAATCATACTATGATTGGAAGCTTttcagaaaatacagaattattggAGAAATTGTAAATCACTACACTGAAGGCATAAAACTGTGTTCCTCAGGCCTATTAAGTTATTAGTAAGTGGATTTTTCAAAAAGCATTCCTTTATTATATGCAAAGCtacacatatttaatatttaagatcCTTGGTTCCCTGTTAAATGTTCAATATCAAAAATTCACGATTTTATCAGTGGAATTGACATTAAAGAAAATGCatcactatttccttttctgctacATTCTAACCTACGTGGGATTTTGGTGTGTGACTTGAAGGTGCTATTTCCCCCATCAGAATGTGAGTACCTTGAGCTGAGACCTTTTTGTatacccaggacttagcacagtgctgggtgctttatttatttattaaggtcCAAGCAACAGGAACACTATTCCTATTGGAACAGGAAACGGCGTGCAAGATAATATGAAGTAGACCAACTCTGAGATGGTCCACATCAACTAGGTAACAGGATTGCTCATTTCTCAGATCTTTGTGATGAGTTCCCGTTTttttctcaaacatttattaattgggtaACAATAGCCGCGTTACTGAACTACTTAGAGCCTCAGCTGTTCCTCTCCCATTCCATTAATGTGGAGAAAACCAATTGTACCATTTTTACACCAGGATTAGTGTGGTTCAAGTGCTTTGTATACCATGAGGTGCAATGTAAAGGAGAGTTACCgttattcaaagaaagaaattagtaaTGGCCAAGTTTTACAACAGCCTTAAATCTTAGGCTAAGTGAATTTtggtgaatgagaaaaaataataatctaaagGAATATGAAGTTCTATAGCTTTTTACTGTTCTAGTCATTTAGTACAATTGTAAATTACagtatcataaatttagagatagACGGGCAATCATTTAACTCCAAATCccgatgtggaaactgaggcagagagaagttagtaacttttttttaagtctggGATTCAGATCCTATATGATTCCAAGGACATTTTGTTCAGAAATGAATTGAGGGACAGCTAGCTGGCAGCGGTAGCTAGAGCACTAACCTTGAAGTcctgaggatctgagttcaaatttgccctcagacacttaacactttcgagctgagtgaccctggggacaagtcacttaaccccaattgcctcagcgaaaaagaaaaaaaaatgaattgaaaaaattctaaatagcttttaattttccaatgcatgcaaagatagtttttaaaattcccccgtgcaaaaccttgtgttccaaatattctcccttcctccccacctcccttctACAGGCAGGTTAAACCTGTGCttgaattgaaaatttttaactaaaacattttctttgtatCGAATAAGATAAGAAAGATGATAACAAGGCAGTAATTAACTGACCTTGGTTGAGTCACCTAGTTCGGATGAATTACAGCTCAAAGTGCTTCAAGAACTGGTTGGTCTCCTGGCTGATGATCACTGGCAGTGATCTTGATTAGATCTCAGACAATGGGAGATCTCTACAACCAAAGGGGTGTTTATGTTttgaattacttaaaaaaaaaagtaaataaggaaGTGTGCAAATTAGGGCAGTGAACTTGTCTTCATGGAAAGAATTCCAAATTTAGAGTCTTTCTaggccattttatttttaagagatgGCTAGAGAAaatttgaatagtattttattttttcctctagttACAtgccaagaaaatttttagcattcatttttacaaaaattttttccttctcctcccctcttccaatGATGGTGGACATagaaacatataacacatatatttttaaaaataatagtattttttccctgctagagaaaatttgaaaagagGCAACTTGGTGGCAGAGTGGATCACGCTAGGCTCGCTAGGGCTCGGAAGTCAGGAAGTTCaaagcctcagatactaactgggTGACTCTGGCCTAGTTagttaacttctgtttgcctctggagaagaaaatggtaaaccattctctTATCCTTCCCATGGACAATATTGGTGTGATACAATCCACCCGGTCAGGAAGTCAGATCCAAATGAAGAATAACagtgaaaatttagaaaagaaaccCATGACAACAAAAACCAATACAGCTTCATCAAAAACATTAGTCATGTTGGACtaatgtaatttccttttttgactgGGTTACTGCAAGATTAGAGGTTCTTAATCTTAGGCTTTCAGAATTTCCCCTCTCTAAAGGTCacagatagggaaaaaaaatacatctttattttcactgaccTTTAGGTGAAATGTAGCATTTTCTTTAATCATGAACATAGGTGACAAGTATTCTGAATCAGAGTTCATAGTTTATACTAGATTGCCACAGGAGCccatgagttaaaaaaaaaaaaaaaaaaaaaaagttatgatagTTCATAGTTGGATGGGGATGGTggtggtggattttttttttttttagcaaagtatTGAACAATATTTTCATGTTATTCTTATGAATGAGATGAATTACAATTAGATTACAATTACCTAGATTAAAATCTGGGTCAATGGCCATTCCCAAAGAGTGATCATTAATGATTTGAGATCAATTTAGAAAGGTCTTTAATAAAGTGTCACAGATTCCTATCAGTGGTTGTCcctattctgttaaatatttgtATGAATGATTTGGAAAAAGGCATGGATGGTATATTTATCACATTTGCAGATGAAACAAAATTGGAGGGATGGTGCTAATTCACTAGATGTCATCAGAATTTGAAAAGACCTTCCTAGGTTAAGGTATTGggctaaatatatgtaaaattcaaCAGGGATAAAATTTTAACATCAAATATAGTTTTTTCAATAAGCGAAAATTTGTCCTCTCTCCCTTCCAAGGTGATACTGGCCCTCaattgagaaaggaaaatcaaaatctaTTACAACTATGAATAAGCAAGTAAAGCAAACATCCACATTGCCAGGGCCAAAAAACCACCACTATCCTCTCTCTGAACTTTGGGTCCCTCACCTCACTATCATGCTACAGCATGATGAAACATCATGAATTTCTTAGGAATTGTACTTAGTCATTATATCCAtgagagttcttaagtctttcacagttagtCTTTAGGAtattattgtcattgtataaattattttagttctactcacttatgcgtcttcccaggtttttctttataaaagggCAGTTTTCATAAAAGAAACAAACTTGGAATACTTCAAGCCTTAGACCTTTATTAAGGCTTTCCTTTTTGTCATTCCTTTTAAGTCAGTTCCAAGTAGCAGATTTGAGGATGGAGCCTGAGCAGGAGCACAAAAGTAGGAGATCATATCTCAGATACAGGAATAGCAACTAAGAGTCCAGTTGGAGTGGAGAGtgaatgagaggaaagaagataaaagtgATCTTGAAAAATAGGTTTGGAGGCACATTGAGAAGGACAAACTGAGGATTGTGTTTTAAGAGGAAATAGGGTACCTGTGAGCGGGAGTCAGACTTTCAGGAATATCATTTTGTCAGCTCTATTGAAGGATGGATGGATTGACAGGGGAGACATTGGAGGCAAAGAGATCAATTAGGAGACCACTGTGAAAGTACAAAGTTGAGGTAATTAAGGCTGGTTGTGTAAATAAAAAGAAGGTAATTAAGAAAAGATTTGAAGATTGATTTGGAATACTGAAGTAAAGAATGAAAGTGGAGGACTGAAGCTGTAAGATTGGGTACATGGCAGGATGATTTCCCTTAAGAGAGATAGGGAATGTGGTGCATTTGTTAGAgaaagatcatagaattttaggaCCGTACATACATCCAGGGCTGTAAGGCCgtctagagaaggaaacagatataaagtgacttgctagagtcacaaagctagtaaatgtttaagatgggattttagctctgcttaggacatgttaagtttgaaaTGCCTAtttattaatcaacaagcatttagtatgTGCAAGCAATGAGACAatttctcctctgacattgcaTTTTTGCATGTTACCAATTTGCCTCTTGGCAGAAAAAGGCCAGGAGCACGGATGGTTTTGGAAGAAAAATGTTGAATTCCATTTGAGTTTAGCATCCGAGTACAAATTTAAGTCAGTGAGTAAACATTTAGAAAGTTTGAACTGGTAAGAATTGAATTTACTAAGaatattaaattaagaaattcAAGTTTCTGGATCCCAAGTCTGGTGTCATTTCCACCATTTCACATTGCCTCCTCCATTAGTGAATTATAGGAAAAAGGGGGACCCTGTGGTGTAACCTTTGGGGCTGGGATGGTGGTAGTAATTGAGGGAGAAGTTTAGACACTGGGATAAAACAGTTCCCTGTAGTGGCTGCCAGGTGTTTCTAGCAGTTCCGAACAGTTGGGTTGTAATATGTTAACAGATTGAAAGGAGTGCTTTGAGCAATACtgggatgaggaaggaaaggaacagtTCATAGGGGTATGCACGAGTCTGAGGATATGTCCGTGTACATAGATGTACTAGAATGCACTAGATGagtatgtacacatgtgtatacacacaacaGTATTTTATATATCGCCTTTTGTGCAGGCCCCTTTTCCCTTCATAGCTGAGTTCATAGCCTTATCCTTATTCAGGCCCCTTATCCCTTATAGCCCACTGCGGTGGGCCTGCTGGTCCTTCTGCCTGCATCAAGTCCcttctccattcagccactaaagtgatttttctaagcaCAGGCCCCTCACCAACTCGATAAACGCCAGTGGCTTCCTGTCCCCTCCAGAGGCAAACCCAAAGTACCCCTGCGGCCTTCCAAGTCCTTGGTGACCCGCCATCTCCCACCTTTCGggccttcctcctcttccccccttgCTGCTAGATCCATCCTGTTCCATGCGGTGCCCTCTCCGGCTACTTGTTCTATGAATAAGACGCCCTGTTTCTGGACTCCTCTCCCTACCCCTCATCTCCGAGACTCCCCTGCCCGCGGccgacctccctggcttcctttcagTCCCAACTGAAATCCTGCtctctccaggaagccttccccactCCCCGGTTAATTATTTTGCGTTTGtcagttatttcctatttacccaGGACTGGGCTAGCGTGGCATATTTATGCGCTCGTTGTCTCCTTCGTTAGATAGTAAGTTATCTGGGGACAGGGACCACGCGGCTCAGTGTTTTATAGACCGATTCAATTCAAGCAGAAGTCAGTGTTTTCCTTCCCAAGTTATCCCTGTTCCTAAGCTGTTTCTTCCAGAAGCCAGAGTTGGGCTCTCAGGCTCAGGAAGGCCTGCCATGGAAGGCTCTTCCCCCACGTGTGACCCGGGACTACCCACTCGCTTGTGTTTTTGGCTTCGGGGAACCCTTCCCCCACGTGTGCCCCGGGACTACGCACTCGTTTGTTTTTGGCTTCAGGGAACCCTTCCCCCACGTGTGCCCCGGGACTACCCACTGACTTGTATTTTTGGCTTCGGGGAACCCTTCCCCCACGTGTGCCCCGGGACTACCCACTGACTTGTGTTTTTGGCTTCGGGGAACCCTTCCCCCACGTGTGCTCCGGGACTACCCACTGACTTGTGTTTTTGGCTTCGGGGAACCCTTCCCCCACGTGTGCCCCGGGACTACCCACTGACTTGTGTTTTTGGCTTCGGGGAACCCTTCCCCCACGTGTGCCCCCGGACTACCCACTGACTTGTGTTTTTGGCTTCGGGGAACCCTTCCCCCACGTGTGCCCCGGGACTACCCACTGACTTGTGTTTTTGGCTTCGGGGAACCCTTCCCCCACGTGTGCCCCGGGACTACCCACTGACTTGTATTTTTGGCTTCGGGGAACCCTTCCCCCACGTGTGCCCCGGGACTACCCACTGACTTGTGTTTTTGGCTTCGGGGAACCCTTCCCCCACGTGTGCCCCGGGACTACCCACTGACTTGTGTTTTTGGCTTCGGGGAACCCTTCCCCCATGTGTGCCCCGGGACTACCCACTGACTTGTGTTTTTGGCTTCGGGGAACCCTTCCCCCACGTGTGACTCGGGAGCACCCACTCAGCCTCTATTTTTGCTTCCGGGAGCCCCTTCCCTCACGTGCGCCTCGGGACTACCCACTTAGTCTGTTTTTAGCTTCGGGGatcccctgcccctgccccctcGTCCTCCAGCGCCACGACTTCCGAGATGACAGTCCCGGGGCCGCCCTTTTCGGGCCCCCACTTGACTCCTCGGGTGCCCTGTCCTTGGCCTCCTTGGCCGGCCGGGTGCCACTCGGACCAAAAGCAGATGTAGTCAGGAGCTTCAGACGCGCTCTGCCTTCGTGCGCGGCTCCCTGTTGGGCTCTAGCGTAGACTGACGTCCCGGCCTCCCGCTGGAGAGCTCAGGACTACTTTCTCCCCGACCTCGGCACGGGACTCCCCTGGAGCCGGGAGCACGACCCTCGACTATCTCCATACGTGTTTGGGGAGCCGAGGCACTGTGACGGCTCCTGCCCCAGGTGCCTGCCCGGCCTGGCTCGCGTGGCCGCCGGCCGCTTGCTAAGGGGCGGCGCGGTCAGCGGGGAGCTGTCCCGAGCCGTGCTTGCCTTCTCTTCCCAGCCCGGCCTGCCTTTACAAAGGAGGAAGCGGTGCTGCCAAAGATGGAGAGCTCTCCCGGGTGCATGCACGCGTAAGCGAGCCGAGATCCGGCCCAAGTCCGCGCTGTGGAGCCCCCGAATCAAGGAGGGGGCCCTCGCTTTGATGCCCCCCCAAGTATGCATGTAGTCTCTTTTTTGGACCCCCAGGAAGTGAAAACGAGGGCGGTTTAGTGTAGACTCCCCAGGTGCAACCATGTGCTCGGGCTCCTTCCCCCCTGGCCCTCCGAACCGGAGCCCCAGAGACGCAGCCCAGATTACGAAAAAAGGGGAAGACGGCTGCCAAGGGCTCCGGGGGGCGCGGGGTTCGCCAGCCCCGCAGGACAGCGGCGACGGCCGAGGCGCCCACGGGACGTGCCGGGAGGCGGCGCGCGCGCGCCCGCCGGGGACGCGCCGGGAAGCGGGGGCGCGCGCGGGCAGCCGGAGGGGGCGTGGCGCGctggaggcggcggcggcggcgcgggCGGGCGGACTGCGCCGCGTTGCCTCCTGTGCTGGAATGTGCGGATCGGGCGGCCGCGCGGCGCAGCAGCCTCGAGCACTGCCCCCGGACTCTGTGACTCTGACGGCCCCGCTGCCCCCGCGGGCCCCGCACTAGGTCCCCGAGGAGGCGGGAGCTGCCGGGGAAGCCTTCGCTGCGTGAGAACCACCTGCAGCCGGGCTCCCCGGGGCCTGCTGGATCTCCGCGGCCTCGGCCCCAACTTTACTCGTCGGAGGCTGTTTTCCTCCCGCGAACAATCGCTGAAAGTCGCGTCcacaaagaggaagaggagaaggaggaggaagacgtGCACGTGCTGCCCCCCCTTCTCGGAGCCCGGTAAGTACGCCCCTTCCCCCCACGGCCCGGGCCCGGCCGGAAGGAACCGCACTGAGGAGGGGGACAGAGCTCAGGTAGGCTGGCGGCGGCGTGGGGgaggcggcggtggcggcggcggcagcagcagcagcagaggcGCTGTCCAGGGCTGATCTGCGGCTCAGGCTGCATTGGCCCGGGCGGGGGGAGGCCGATCAGCGGGCTCGGGTTACACCCCCGCGACGGGCGGGGGAAGGGAGCGGGCCGCCGGGGCCTCGCCTCGGCCAGGTGACCCGGTTGGCTGGGCGCACCTGGCCCCCTCGAGGGCGCCGCCGCCGCCCAGGCGCCCGACCCCCAAGCCCACTTCCTGCCTCTGTCCGCTGGGGTCCCTGTGGCCCCGCACCCTCGTAGGCCCGGCCCCCAGCGGCGCGCGGCCTCCCGCTCCCCACCCCGCCCCCTCCCCGGGCCCGGCCCGTCCCGAGCCGCTCCCCGGCCGGAAGGCGCTGTTGCCTCGGAGCGGACGGGCGCCGGCCCATGAGGCTGGACAGCGATCCGGGCTGCGCCGCTGCCCTCCCGCCCCTGCCGTCCTCCGCAGCACCCCCACGCGAGCTTCggccctcccccccatccccagaGCCTGGGCCCGGCCGTAAGGGGGGCGGGGGACTCAACTTCAGAAACTTCCGGAGGGAGAGGCGGCGGGCGGGCGGGCCCGGGCCGGCGTGGGTGGGGGTGCCCGCCGGACCCCcaagggggggggggcggcctcCTCTCGCTGGCGCCCAGGCCGGAGTTGGGCCGCTCCTCGCCCCcgagggaaggaggagaattgTGGGGGCGCCCGAGTCCGGAAAGTGCTGGTAAAGCCGACCCCCCCTCCCTCAACTTCCCCATCTCCGGGGGCACGGGGGCGACGACGAGGAAGTGCGGGCCCTGGGGCTGGGGCGGCCGGCGGGGCCGAGGCGGGGCTGGGGCGGTCGGGGGTGCCGAGGCGGGGCCGGGGGCGCCGAGGCCGGAGCCGCTTTGTGTCGGGTATTTGGAGAAAATGGCCGAATGCCTGTTTGCGGCAGGAATGCAGCCGTGGAGGCAGCGGAATGTCTGCAGTCCCCCGTGCTCGCGCGGGCCCGTGGGGAGCCCCCGCCCTGAAGACCGGGGCTTGGCAGGGGGCGGTGGGGGGGCGCGGGGGCCGGCCGGGCCGGGCCGCCCTGTGCTGGCATTCTCCTGGAAACTTCGCCGAGGCCGGGGGCGCCGGGCCGTGCTGGCTTTGTTCGGGCCTGGCCGGGCAGCGGTTACGGGGGCACTCGGCCACGGGCTTCCGAACTGGGCTCCCCCGGCCCCCTTTGTTTTCTCCCCTGGTGGGGGGGGCAGCGTGACCCCCGGGGGGGGTCAACCGGTCTGGAAGGGCCCCGGGCCACCATGGCTTCCAGGCCTCTGGGCCGGCGGGCCACAGGCAAGCACCAAGTTGCTGCTGCCACCCCTCCCGGGGGCACATCCACACTTGTTTTTTCATCCATGAGGTCCCTGGCCAATCAATATCCTACTCCTTTCCTAGGAATTGGGGGcattcgctttttttttttttttttttttaaaccaatggaagcctttagaaattaaaacaaactcGATGGTCCTTTTCACAATAGGTTAGTCATCTGGAATTAGGGATTGAGTTCCTATGAAATTCAATTAAGTTGACCAATTACCGCGGTCTCCCCCTTTGCAGActtgtctgtgtatatataatgaATGCACAGCGTGGCTTTCAGAGGCCTCCGAGCTGTAGGATTCAAGAGACCAGTAAAatgtggaggggaggggagagctcTGCAAAGTTATGGAAATGTCTTTCCATGAAGTGccacagatggaaaaaaaacGGGAATTGAAGAGGAATTGTCACTTGTTAACTTTTTGCACCTGAAATTCAGAAGGGAATTGGAGAAACCAAGAGAAAGTGGAGAAACCAAGGAAGgaatataaatcaaataaatacatattgcaCTTATTTgaaactttgttggtaacattattgaaattgacatttatttttgagaaaaatcaagccattttGTTTGGGATGTAGTACCCTCCTAAAAatgtgatttaaagtatttttaaacagcatttaaaattatttccagtTCTCTTGATTTTAATACTTGATTTTATTGGTCTGGTGCATTTCCTTTGACTAGACTTCTTAGGAGTTGCTATTGCCAAAAAGCCGTTGTAGATAGTAGTCCTTTAATGATCATCTCTGAATTTGTCTAAATTAGCCAATCTTCTCCCCTAGAAAGCTTTCAATTTGTGTTGTGAGGCTGCATTTTGCTTGTGTAGTCTTTCAAAACTCAAGGTCATGCCTGCTGTTGAATGGTGGCCTTGGATTCAGATTTTCAGGAAGAAGATCTCTTAAAGctcaatttaaaataaagtaaaaagtgttgagtaatgtatttgaaaaactacttgaattcagatttctgGAAAAGGCAAGATAAAATTTTCTTAGGCTCTAAAAGCTTTAAAGCTAAGTAAGTTATTTGAGCTTTTGGTCTTAAAATTCTGCCTTCTTAcctgtttgattttatttgttttggtctTTGCTTACAGAGCTGCTGTTATGGCCACTCAGGTGCTAGGTCAGACTGGAGGCAACGGGCTTTTCACTGGGAATGCCAACATCGTCATGGCATTGCCTAACGACATGTACGACTTACATGACCTCTCCAAAGCTGAGCTGGCAGCACCTCAGCTGATTATGTTGGCCAACGTGGCCTTGACTGGGGAAGTGAATGGCGGTTGCTGTGACTACATGGTTGGAGAAGAAAGACAAATGGCAGAGTTGACCACGGTGGGAGACAACAACTTCTCAGACAGTGATGGGGAGGGTCTCGAAGGGGCTCCTGGAATAGAAAGTGAGTCAAATAGACCTGAAAACATGGAATTGGGGTCTTTGGAAATCATTGTTGTTGACCCTCAAACTGTGTATGAATCATCTGTTCCAGAGACTTTTAGTTCGGAAAAAGATCCTCCCTCAGAGACCCCCTATCAGCCAGAGACCCCTGAGGACAAATGCAAGAGCTTGAAGAGCAAGCCTTTCCGCTGCAAACCTTGTCAGTATGAAGCCGAGTCAGAAGAAGAATTTGtacatcacatcagagtccacaGCGCCAATAAATTTTTTGCAGAGGAAAATGCAGAGAAACAAGCACAGCAAGCGCAGACTAAGGAGTCGGAGCCTTCTGTTGCCGAAGAAGCCGATTTTTCCAAGGGGCCTATCCGTTGTGACCGGTGCGGCTACAACACCAACCGATACGATCACTACTTAGCTCACTTGAAGCACCACAACAAAGCTGGAGAGAATGAGCGGGTCTACAAGTGCATGCTGTGCACCTATACCACCGTGAGCGAGTATCACTGGAAGAAACACTTGCGAAATCATTTTCCTAAGAAAGTGTATACCTGCTCGCAGTGTTCCTACTTTTCAGACAGGAAAAATAATTACATTCAACATATTCGAACACATACTGgtaagttttttggtttttgtccaTTTTGTGGGTTGTGTTATGGGAGCCTGTTATCCAGACCTGCTTTTGCCCCAAACTGCTCTATTGAACCTTAGGCATGGGTCTTGATCTTTATGTGCTCATCTGCGAAGAGAGGAGGCTGATCTGGAAAGACTAAAATCTTTTAGAACTAGTGCTGTTTGCACCAGCAAACTTTAGATTGTAAAGCAAAAGTTCATTTATCAAGACTAATTGGAAAAAGTAGTCTACATTAAAGGACttattaaaaatttcattttactttccaGTGTATGCAATAATATAAACTGAATGCTAACGATCTTTTTGCATTCTGTGGatttaattaaatggaaatttaccTGTGATGCTTAATGTTTATTTTCCTCTAGAAAGGACATTCCTTTCCTTTAGTGTAAACCTCCCCCCTTTTTAGATAGTACAGCTGTCAAAGGAAAAGCCCCTCATATTATTACATCAGCTTAGGAGAGACAGAATCTGCCTGGTAAGTTGGGAAATTTAACCTgattaattctcattttacaactcATGAAACCTCAAAAGTCAAGACTTCTCTCTACATGAATTAATATTATAGTCTTCCGCAATTTGCTcattcctcccccccaaaaaaatttatttgggaaTAAAAGAGATCTGTTAGACCTTTTTATCGTTAAAAATGGATTTAACTTTATAAATAAATGGTTGGCACTTTAGTTGTACTAAAGTTTTCGcatatcttatatttttatacatggtATAAAAATGCTTATATATCAATAACATCAATACCAATCAATTATTAAGGGCAATATGGAGACAATAAATATTCTAATATGTTATTATTTAGGTGGAAAACTTTATTACTATTAGGCACCTTCTACTGAGTAGtcagttttcccagaagaatGCCAGAGCTAAGGTACAAAATATTAAGGTGTGTTGGCAGATGTGTTTAGAGATTTCTATTTGTCTATACAGTTAGTAATATTAATTGCCTTGTGTTAAAATGGAGTCTCTCACAATGAAATATAGGATTTAAAAGCCATAGTAGATGGGCCAcccatttaaaacaatatttgatAACTAATACTACATCAGTGCTTATTTACCTGGCCCTTTCTAAGTGTTTTCCTTACAACCACCTTGTGAGGTGGCACAGTTAACACTGTTCTGCTTGAGTGAACAAGAGTAGAGAGAGAGCTAAGAGGCTCAAACCCCTGAAGAAGACTAAGGAGAGGATGGGACTCCCAATAATTGTGGTAGACCTCCTCGCGCCTTACTTAGCCAAACCTTCAGATTCCAGTATGTTAGCCCCGTGAGACAGGGAAGAGGTCTGAATGATCCTGCCTGAGAAGGGCTGTGACAAGTGTGCGAATGGAAACCCCTCTTCTGGAAGAGAACTTCCATGTTCTCTCCATGCTTGTAGTTTCTGCACACAGCACATTGGTAAAGGGGTTCCTCGGAGCTATACTGGGCTTGCTCACTCGTCAGTACTGGAAAATCAATTGGATTGGTTCTTGAATTATGTAGTGGGTGAAGTGTGCCCTGTATTTTGTGATGAATGATCGATCTGTGGGCATTTTATCCATTTTTGTAGCTTATTGGCTAAAAGAATCTTGAGCCAGTTCTGCCAACCAGGATACTCCTGGGTAACCTTTCCCGTCTCCTGGCCATTATGTTCTTCCTAACAGGCAGATTCATTTTAGCGATAGCCTAAGAGAAAGATTAGTCTGAGAAACAGGAGTCAGTGCATTTCAAAAGTTTTTAGATTCTCTTATTTTAGTCTTTACAATTCCTTCCATTCATTAgcataaatgcatttttaaaagaattcaccCAAAACTGAGCTAACTTTAATACAGTgtttactctgtgccagacactgtgtgtAGTGCTTTTCagttattgtttcatttgatcccaaaataact encodes:
- the LOC127541378 gene encoding basic proline-rich protein-like, which codes for MCPREGWQQQLGACLWPAGPEAWKPWWPGALPDRLTPPGGHAAPPTRGENKGGRGSPVRKPVAECPRNRCPARPEQSQHGPAPPASAKFPGECQHRAARPGRPPRPPTAPCQAPVFRAGAPHGPARARGTADIPLPPRLHSCRKQAFGHFLQIPDTKRLRPRRPRPRLGTPDRPSPASAPPAAPAPGPALPRRRPRAPGDGEVEGGGVGFTSTFRTRAPPQFSSFPRGRGAAQLRPGRQREEAAPPPLGVRRAPPPTPARARPPAASPSGSF